GATTATGCGGGGTTCGTGTTCCACCCCGGAGACCCACGTTACGTGTCGCCGGAGGATGCGAGGAAACTCGTGGACATGCTTGACCCCTCCATCGTCCCCATAGGGGTGTTCTACAGGGCGGACGAACCGTACATCGCCGACTGCGTGGAGCGTTCGGGAGTGAGGATGGTGCAGGTCAGCGGATGCACCGACGACACCCTGGTCACCCAGGTCAGGACCCTGACGGAGTATCCCGTCATGAGGGTGTTCAGGATCTCCATCCAGGAGGACGTCTCCGACGCCGAGAGCAGCATCGCGGACACCGTGATGCTCGATGTGGGGCACAGGGGCACCGGGGAATACTTCGACTGGTCCCTCCTAAAGAACTTCGGGAGGTCGTTCTTCCTCACCGGGGAGTTCACCCCTGAGAACGTGGGCTCCGCGATCGTGAGCGTCAGGCCGTACGCGGTGAACGTGAACTCCGGCGTCGAGACGGACGGCAAAAAGGACGCCGACAGGATGCGCCGCTTCCTGGATGCCGTCAGGTCCGCCGACAATCAGTAATACCAACACCCCCATCCCGTAGACATGGGAGAAGTGTCGTTCTACTGTCCGAACTGCGGTACCAAGATCTCCATGGACGATTCCAGGGAGTTCGGTTTCTGTACATCCTGCGGCACCAAGCTAAGGCCGGACGGCACCATCGTCAGCGTCCGTTCCGAGGGCTCCGTATATCCTCCCTCGGGCAACGGCTCCGTGAGGATCGTGATCAGCCCCAAGGTTAAGGGTCCGCTGACGATCGCCGTGAACCGCAACCTTCCCGTCACCATGGAGCCCGGGAGTTCCATGGACGTCATATTCCCCGGATACGGGATACCGAGCGACATCCGCGTTAACAACAAGTACAACCTGAGGGTAATACCGAAGCCGGATGTCGACCTGGAGATTTCGCAGCTATCGGGTTTCCTTTCCGGCGGATCGTTCACCGTCACGGAAAGACCCAGATACTGATTTTCCAAAAGGTGCCGGGGGGTCTGCAGTCCCCCGGCGAGGAGAAAAGAAACAAGTTTTTGAGCTTCAGATGGCAAGAGGCCTGGGCACGGCGACCGCGGTCGCGCGACGCTCCTCCGCATGCTTGGCCATCGCGGTCCTGATGGTCACCGGGATGTCCGAGACCACGCCGTCGACGGTCTTGCAGATGGCTTCGTTGATCGCGTTCATGGCATCGTCGAGGGTGCTGACCCCTTCTGCGGTGAGCGCCCTGTCGTTCTCGAAGCGTACGACGTCCTTGCACACGACGTGCAGGGCCCTGAATCCCTCCGCCGCCCTGGTGGCGCGGTCGGATTCGAAACTGAAAGGCATGATGGCGACAGCTCCGTAGTGAAGTCCCTCGCTGGCACATATGTCGGCGATGACCGGGGAGGCTCCGGATCCGGTCCCTCCGCCCATCCCGGCCACGATGAATGCGTAGTCGTACTGGGAGATGACCTCTCTGAGCTCGTCCGCGTGGATCTGTGCGCACTTCTTCCCAAGGCGGGCGTCTCCGCGGGTTCCCAGACCCTTGGTGACCTCCTTGCAGATGTACATCCTGTAATCGGCGGAGGTGTCCTCGAGGGCCTTCCTGTCGGTGTTGACGGCTATGACACCCACACGGCTCATCTTGCCGTAGAGCATGGAGACGATCCTGCATCCTGCTCCTCCGACCCCGATGACCGCGATGCGTGCATCTCCGGAAACCGCAATATCCGATATGGCGTTCATTTCTCTGCATCCCCTTGGTGTGTGTTGTGACACCTGGTGTGTTCTGGAGACCCGACTCCTATCCCTAGACCGGGTTCCCATCCCTTCTGACTGGCTGGCCTGTTCACTGATTCCGCGCCGCCTGCTGAGCGGCCCTGAACGCGCGCATCTTGGAGTCCTGTACGGCCTCCTGGGGGATCAGGTCGTTCTCGACGAGCTTCCTGATGTAGGACTCCGCGTCAAAGATCGTCCCGTCCCTGCGCATGTTCTCTATGGTCTGGAGCTGGATTCCGTTGAGGCGGACGTAAATCCCATCCTCGCCCGTCTCATTGGTCTCGCTCGCCCCCACCATATAGGTGCGGATGGCCTCACGAATGAAGTCGGATCTGTTGTCGATGTCGTGATCCATGAGGTACTGCGTCAGAGCTTCCGCTTCCTCCGCGGTCATCTTGAGGGTCACGATCTTCATTTCCTCGGTCATTCGTTTCGCCTTCTTTTTTTGCAAACAACCTGTGAGGTTCCCATCCCTTCGCTTTTTGCTTGCGGTAATACCATAGATTTGTTCGATATATAAAGGTTGTGTTACCGTGTATTACCACGGTGTGGGAGAAGCAAAAACCGATACTCCCCGTTTCCTCCTCGGAAAGGGAAGATATCCCGCTTTTCCCGCCTTCTTCACCCTCTCTATATAATGCTCTATAATAAAAATCCTCGTTTGTTATCGGAATCCTGACGGCTCCTTTCGGTATTACTGAACGCCCGAAACCCTCCGTAATACGGACGGTATGCCCCCGCATCCTCCCCGATTGAACGTATCATTTATTAGTCGCGTGCGTATGCGCGCATCAGTAAAAGTGATCGAATGAGCCGCGACTATGCTGAGATGGAGAGCAAGTGGCAGAAAGCGTGGGCAGACGCGAAGCTGAACGAGTCCGAGAGGATCGACGGCAAGCCGAAGTTCATGCTGATCTTCGCCTACCCGGGACTCACCGGGTACCTGCACGTCGGACACCTGAGGGGATACACCTACACCGATGCCCTCGGAAGGTACAAGAGGATGACCGGATACAACGTCCTCTTCCCCGTGGGGACCCACGCGACCGGGAACGGGGCCATCAGCCTTGCCAACAAGATCGCCAGGAAGGACGAGAAGACCGTCGACTACCTCATCCGCAACGGATGCCCCGAGGATATGATCGACAGGCTGAAGGAGCCCATGGACGTGGTCAACTTCTTCAACGGGGTCTACCAGAACGATTACTGGAGGAGGTTCGGTTTCCTCTCCGACTGGAGGAGGTTCACCTGCACCCTCTACCCCGACTACGCACAGTTCATCCGCTGGCAGTTCTCCAAGCTGAAGGAGAAGAACCTCCTCATCCAGAAGCCGTATTACGCACCATTCTGCCCGGTCCACGGCCCCGTCGCCGTCGATCCCAGCGAGAC
This is a stretch of genomic DNA from Thermoplasmatales archaeon BRNA1. It encodes these proteins:
- a CDS encoding Phosphoribosylanthranilate isomerase, with translation MTKVKFCGMRYPADIEKVNLLRPDYAGFVFHPGDPRYVSPEDARKLVDMLDPSIVPIGVFYRADEPYIADCVERSGVRMVQVSGCTDDTLVTQVRTLTEYPVMRVFRISIQEDVSDAESSIADTVMLDVGHRGTGEYFDWSLLKNFGRSFFLTGEFTPENVGSAIVSVRPYAVNVNSGVETDGKKDADRMRRFLDAVRSADNQ
- a CDS encoding Cell division GTPase; this encodes MNAISDIAVSGDARIAVIGVGGAGCRIVSMLYGKMSRVGVIAVNTDRKALEDTSADYRMYICKEVTKGLGTRGDARLGKKCAQIHADELREVISQYDYAFIVAGMGGGTGSGASPVIADICASEGLHYGAVAIMPFSFESDRATRAAEGFRALHVVCKDVVRFENDRALTAEGVSTLDDAMNAINEAICKTVDGVVSDIPVTIRTAMAKHAEERRATAVAVPRPLAI